From one Lycium barbarum isolate Lr01 chromosome 6, ASM1917538v2, whole genome shotgun sequence genomic stretch:
- the LOC132643963 gene encoding secreted RxLR effector protein 78-like, producing MKVDLRKAYDSIEWCFLQSMMAELGFPYKFIKWTMECISTVSYSLVINGGLAKPFPGKRGIRQGDPMSPYLFVVAMEYLQRELSLMITNRAFKFHPRCKSLGVTHICFADDLLLCYKAELPPVQLIQDAFRRFSVVSRLQ from the coding sequence ATGAAGGTGGATTTGAGAAAAGCATATGATTCCATAGAATGGTGCTTTCTGCAAAGTATGATGGCTGAGCTTGGCTTCCCCTACAAGTTTATTAAATGGACTATGGAGTGTATATCTACAGTTTCCTACTCCTTGGTCATAAATGGAGGCTTGGCTAAACCTTTCCCTGGCAAAAGAGGTATTAGACAGGGTGATCCAATGTCACCCTATCTATTTGTGGTAGCAATGGAATACTTGCAAAGGGAACTGAGTTTAATGATCACTAATAGGGCCTTCAAATTTCATCCAAGGTGTAAAAGCTTAGGGGTAACTCATATCTGTTTTGCGGATGACCTGCTTCTATGCTATAAGGCTGAACTTCCACCTGTCCAACTGATCCAAGATGCTTTTAGGAGGTTCTCTGTAGTATCTAGGCTCCAATAA